In one Rutidosis leptorrhynchoides isolate AG116_Rl617_1_P2 chromosome 8, CSIRO_AGI_Rlap_v1, whole genome shotgun sequence genomic region, the following are encoded:
- the LOC139861320 gene encoding aspartic proteinase A1-like yields MGRILVFISTLLCALSLSTSSGRLVRIRLKKSALDETLRYLSNLTLNNGDYLKTLSTRYSESTVGYQGSDIVTLKNYMDAQYYGEIGIGTPPQKFTVIFDTGSSNLWIPSSECLSSGSCSPLHSKYKSSQSSTYKKNGTQASIEYGGASVSGYLSNDNVIIGDLVVQNQEFIEATREVGMSLLAGKFDGILGLGFKEISVGNVVPVWENMMNQHLVKDHIFSFWLNRKGGEEGGEIVFGGIDPNHYKGTHTYIPVTQKGYWQFDMDDVHIEAKPTGFCESGCSAVADSGVSFIAGPKSMINQINHAIGTNGDFTDACENVVKLLGPVGLDILSKLIDPNKLCLPFGVCPLSEDQQQSVGIKSMVNMKDGVSSGVGTPMCIVCKIILRLIKGLLVISKDSILKFGSSLCSLVPFSVGASMVDCARISSLPIISFTIGGKQFQLSPYEYIMKIGEGDSMICVSGFVPFDSPPDRGPLWILGDVFMRKYHTVFDYDNLRVGFAEAAA; encoded by the exons ATGGGACGAATTTTAGTTTTCATATCAACTCTGTTATGCGCTCTGTCCTTGTCCACATCAAGCGGGAGACTTGTTAGAATCCGTTTAAAAAAATCAGCCCTCGACGAGACCCTTCGTTATCtatcaaatctcactttgaataaTGGAGACTATTTAAAGACTCTCAGTACAAGGTATAGTGAAAGTACTGTTGGTTATCAAGGGTCTGATATTGTAACACTGAAGAACTATATGGATGCTCAATACTATGGTGAGATTGGAATCGGTACCCCACCTCAAAAGTTTACTGTCATCTTTGATACGGGTAGTTCTAACTTGTGGATTCCGTCTTCAGAATGCTTATCATCG GGGTCCTGCTCTCCTCTTCACTCGAAATACAAGTCAAGTCAGTCAAGCACCTACAAAAAGAATG GGACACAAGCTTCAATTGAGTATGGGGGAGCATCGGTATCTGGATACTTGAGTAATGACAACGTAATAATTGGTGATCTTGTTGTCCAGAATCAG GAGTTCATCGAAGCAACAAGGGAGGTTGGGATGAGCCTTTTGGCAGGGAAGTTTGATGGTATCCTTGGGCTTGGGTTCAAGGAAATATCTGTTGGAAATGTTGTCCCAGTGTG GGAGAATATGATGAATCAACATTTGGTTAAGGATCATATATTTTCATTTTGGCTAAACCGAAAAGGTGGAGAAGAAGGGGGTGAAATCGTATTTGGAGGTATTGATCCAAATCATTACAAGGGTACGCATACCTATATTCCAGTCACGCAAAAGGGTTATTGGCAG TTTGATATGGATGATGTACATATTGAAGCTAAACCAACTG GTTTTTGTGAAAGTGGGTGTTCCGCAGTTGCAGATTCGGGAGTCTCATTTATAGCGGGTCCAAAG AGTATGATCAACCAGATCAATCATGCCATTGGGACCAATGGAGATTTCACCGATGCATGTGAGAATGTGGTTAAACTACTTGGACCCGTTGGACTTGATATTCTGTCAAAATTG ATCGACCCAAATAAGCTATGCCTTCCTTTTGGAGTCTGTCCTTTAAGTGAAGATCAACAACAGAG TGTTGGAATTAAGAGCATGGTAAACATGAAAGATGGTGTATCATCGGGAGTTGGAACACCGATGTGTAtagtttgtaaaattatattgAGGCTGATCAAGGGCTTGCTCGTGATCAGTAAAGATAGTATTCTAAAATTCGGTAGCAGC CTCTGTAGCCTTGTGCCTTTCTCAGTCGGAGCATCCATGGTTGACTGTGCGAGAATTTCTTCTTTGCCTATAATTTCATTTACAATTGGTGGCAAACAATTTCAACTTTCGCCTTATGAG TACATTATGAAGATTGGAGAGGGTGACAGTATGATCTGCGTCAGTGGTTTCGTTCCTTTTGATAGTCCTCCTGATCGTGGCCCACTCTG GATACTGGGGGATGTGTTTATGCGTAAATACCATACTGTATTCGATTATGACAATCTTAGAGTTGGATTTGCAGAAGCTGCTGCGTAA
- the LOC139861322 gene encoding cyprosin-like, with amino-acid sequence MGRRLGSISFLVFILILLCTLSFAASTDSSVRIRLKKWTFDETIRFLSNFTLNNGDYLKTIVQSSINYQGPDVVTLKNYMDAQYYGEIGIGTPPQKFTVIFDTGSSNLWIPSSECLSSGSCFIHSKYKSSESSTYKKNGTQAAIEYVGGSISGYLSNDNVLIGDLVVQNQEFIEATRDVGMTLLAGKFDGILGLGFRDISVGNIVPVLENMMNQHLVKDHIFSFWLNQKGGAGEGGEIVFGRVDPNHYKGTHTYVPVTHKGYWQFDMDDVHVDAEQTGFCESGCSAIADSGVSFIAGPKSMINQINNAIGTNGLFATACETVVKIFGGLGLDILAKLIEPNKICAPFGICILSDEDQEVSVGIKSVVDMSDGVSSGVEGLCPICKVIVRTINIGIVLSKNGILGFGKTLCHLVPIPLGASMVDCARISSLPIISFTIGGKEFEVSPYEYIMKIGEGESMICLSGFVPFDSPPARGPLWILGDVFMRKYHTVFDYDNLRVGFAEAAA; translated from the exons ATGGGACGGAGATTGGGAAGCATATCATTTTTAGTGTTCATATTAATCCTGCTATGCACTCTGTCCTTCGCCGCATCAACCGACAGTAGTGTTAGGATTCGTTTAAAAAAATGGACATTCGATGAAACTATTCGTTTTCTATCAAATTTCACTCTGAATAATGGTGACTATTTAAAGACTATTGTACAAAGTAGTATTAATTATCAAGGGCCTGATGTTGTAACACTGAAGAATTATATGGATGCTCAATACTATGGTGAGATTGGTATTGGTACCCCACCTCAAAAGTTTACCGTCATCTTCGATACGGGTAGTTCTAATTTATGGATTCCATCTTCAGAATGCTTATCATCG GGGTCCTGCTTTATCCACTCGAAATACAAGTCCAGCGAGTCAAGCACCTACAAAAAGAATG GGACACAAGCTGCAATTGAGTATGTGGGAGGATCGATATCTGGATACTTGAGTAACGACAACGTCTTAATTGGTGATCTTGTTGTCCAAAATCAG GAGTTCATCGAAGCAACAAGGGATGTTGGTATGACCCTTTTGGCAGGGAAGTTTGATGGTATTCTTGGGCTTGGATTCAGGGATATATCTGTTGGAAATATTGTCCCAGTGTT GGAAAATATGATGAATCAGCATTTAGTTAAGGATCACATATTTTCATTTTGGCTTAACCAAAAAGGTGGAGCGGGCGAAGGTGGTGAAATTGTATTTGGACGTGTTGATCCAAATCATTACAAGGGTACTCATACTTACGTTCCCGTCACTCATAAGGGTTATTGGCAG TTTGATATGGATGATGTACATGTTGATGCTGAACAAACTG GTTTTTGTGAAAGTGGGTGTTCAGCGATTGCAGATTCGGGAGTCTCATTTATAGCAGGTCCAAAG AGTATGATCAACCAGATCAATAATGCGATTGGTACAAATGGACTTTTCGCCACTGCATGTGAGACTGTCGTTAAAATATTTGGAGGCTTAGGACTTGATATTCTGGCGAAACTG ATCGAACCAAATAAGATATGTGCTCCTTTTGGAATCTGTATTTTAAGTGACGAAGATCAAGAAGTTAG CGTTGGAATTAAGAGCGTCGTGGATATGAGCGATGGTGTATCATCTGGAGTTGAAGGCTTGTGTCCAATCTGTAAAGTCATAGTGAGGACGATAAATATCGGGATCGTGCTGAGTAAAAATGGTATTTTGGGATTTGGCAAAACT CTGTGTCACCTTGTGCCTATCCCACTCGGAGCATCCATGGTCGATTGTGCGAGAATTTCTTCATTGCCTATTATTTCATTTACAATTGGTGGCAAAGAATTCGAAGTATCGCCTTATGAG TACATTATGAAGATTGGAGAGGGTGAGAGTATGATCTGCCTCAGTGGTTTCGTTCCGTTTGATAGTCCTCCTGCTCGGGGCCCACTCTG GATACTTGGAGATGTGTTTATGCGTAAATACCATACTGTATTTGATTATGACAATCTCAGAGTTGGATTTGCAGAAGCTGCTGCATAA
- the LOC139861321 gene encoding aspartic proteinase-like: MEDTYMRGAMGCLLETTTIFLFWFTLLHMLAISTSVNGLARIKLKKIKLNETLYDGESLKSFIRKYSQNVNNIGDYQESDTVSLTNYMDAQYFGEISIGTPPQKFTVIFDTGSANLWVPSSQCLHSASCFSHSKYKSSESSTFKENGKPATIQYGSASVSGYFSEERIKVADIVVEDQMFIEATMESDEMFSKGKFDGILGLGFKEIAVGNAVPVWENMVNQYVVKERVFSFWLNQKSEEGEGGEIVFGGVDPNHYKGTHTYVPVTQKGYWQFDMGDVLIGGESTGLYKNEYSAIVDSGTSFVAGPTSVINRINHAIGAASFVHDECKNGVKHFGNMVFDMLASRVQDEKKVCKESSICTQVQSSTSSGITSVVDKSSDISSGLGDTKCTVCEIVVRWLHKELTLNHTRDSILQLGSDSECQ, encoded by the exons ATGGAGGACACATATATGAGGG GTGCAATGGGATGTTTGTTGGAAACCACAACAATTTTTCTGTTCTGGTTCACGCTGTTGCATATGTTGGCCATTTCGACGTCAGTCAATGGGCTTGCAAGGATCAAAttgaaaaaaattaaattaaatgaaaCTTTGTATGACGGTGAATCTTTAAAGTCGTTTATTAGGAAATATAGCCAGAATGTGAATAACATTGGTGATTATCAAGAGTCCGATACTGTGTCACTTACCAACTATATGGATGCTCAATACTTTGGAGAGATTAGCATTGGCACCCCACCTCAGAAATTTACGGTGATTTTCGATACGGGTAGTGCTAATTTGTGGGTCCCATCATCACAATGCTTACATTCG GCATCTTGCTTTTCTCATTCAAAATACAAGTCGAGCGAATCAAGTACCTTCAAAGAAAATG GAAAACCGGCTACCATTCAGTACGGAAGTGCCTCAGTATCTGGATACTTTAGCGAAGAACGCATCAAAGTTGCAGATATAGTTGTGGAGGATCAA ATGTTTATTGAGGCAACAATGGAGTCTGATGAGATGTTTTCGAAAGGGAAGTTTGATGGCATCCTTGGGCTTGGATTCAAAGAAATCGCTGTCGGAAATGCTGTCCCAGTGTG GGAGAACATGGTTAACCAATATGTAGTTAAGGAACGTGTATTTTCGTTTTGGCTGAACCAAAAATCCGAGGAAGGAGAAGGAGGTGAAATAGTGTTCGGTGGTGTTGATCCAAATCACTACAAGGGTACTCATACTTACGTTCCAGTCACACAAAAGGGCTATTGGCAG tttgACATGGGTGATGTACTTATTGGAGGAGAATCGACTG GGTTGTATAAGAATGAATATTCAGCAATCGTTGATTCAGGAACATCTTTTGTAGCAGGTCCAACG AGTGTGATCAACCGGATTAATCATGCCATTGGGGCTGCTAGCTTTGTTCATGATGAATGTAAGAACGGGGTTAAACATTTTGGAAACATGGTCTTTGACATGCTTGCTTCAAGG GTTCAAGATGAAAAGAAGGTATGCAAAGAATCTAGTATTTGTACACAGGTTCAAAGCAGTACGAG TAGTGGCATTACGAGTGTTGTAGATAAGAGCAGTGACATATCATCTGGATTAGGTGACACAAAATGCACTGTCTGTGAGATCGTAGTGCGTTGGTTACATAAAGAGCTCACGCTAAACCATACCCGAGACAGTATTCTCCAATTAGGCAGTGAC TCGGAGTGTCAATAG